From the genome of Anaerolineales bacterium:
CCGGGCAAGAGCGGAGACGCCATGAAATCCATCTTCCGTGGTTTCCTCACCTCGGCGGCGATTTCCATCGTCAGTTTCCTCGTGCTGGCATACTTTTACCTGCAGGAAGTTCCAGGCGGCTGGTGGCGACCGTTTGCGGCGACCACGGTCGGCGTTCTCCTGGCCATCGCAATCGACCGTCTAACGGAGTATTTCACCAGCAGCCACAACGCTCCGGTGCAGGAAATCAAGAAAGCCACGGACACCGGAGCCGCGACCACGATCCTCTCCGGCCTCGCCATCGGCTACGAATCGAGCGTCTGGTCCATCCTCGTCATCGCTGTCACGATCTTTTCCTCGATCTTGATTTTCGGCACGATCCCGGGAATCGAGGGGAGCGATCAGGTCACGTACATCCTGTACGGTGTGGCCATGACCGGCATCGGCATGCTGACTCTCACGGGTAACAACGTGGCCATGGACTCGTTCGGGCCGATTTCCGACAACGCCAACGGCATCGGCGAAATGTCGTGGCAGGACATGAGCGACCAGGATACGGCGCAGGCCAAGCAAATCATGGCCGATCTCGACGCCGTAGGCAACACGACCAAAGCCATTACAAAAGGCGTTGCCATCGGCTCGGCCGTCATCGCAGCCGTGGCTCTGTTTGGCTCATATATCGTCGACGTGAGCCGTGCGCAAGCCACGCTTTTGGTTCCCTTGGCTGAACGCATCAGCAAGATCGGGATTCGTGTCGACACGCCCAAGGTCTTCGTCGGCATGCTGATCGGCGGCGCGCTGCCGTGGTTGTTCTCATCGTTCGCCATCAACGCCGTGAGCCGGGCGTCTGCGCTTATCGTGGAAGAAGTACGCCGACAGTTCAAACTCGGCGTGCTCGAGGGAAAGAGTGAACCGGACTACAATCGACCCGTCGGTATCGCCACGTCCGCCGCACAAAAAGAGCTCATCTCCCTGGCATTGCTTGGCGTGGTCACCCCGATCGTGGTCGGGTTGGTTTTGCAGGTCGAGGCCCTTGGCGGTTTCCTTGCAGGCATCATCCTCTCAGGACAACTGCTCGCCGTGTTCATGAACAACGCAGGCGGCGCCTGGGACAATGCCAAGAAGGCGATAGAAGACGAACCATCCGATCCTGCCAACAACACCGGGAAAGGCTCGGAACGGCACACGGCCAGCGTGATCGGCGACACGGTCGGCGATCCGATGAAAGATACCGCCGGTCCCGCTTTGAACCCCATGATCAAGGTCGTAAACCTGGTCTCCGTGATCATTGCGCCGATTGCGGTACAGTACAGGACCCTGAACCTTGGCGTCATCAGCGTCGTAGCCGTGCTCGTGCTGCTGCTGGTTTGGGCAATCTACCAGAGCAAGCGCACTGCACCGAGTATAATCGACAGCTCGGAGGA
Proteins encoded in this window:
- a CDS encoding sodium-translocating pyrophosphatase; translated protein: MFTMEGLTLFEQIAVWGVLGVAILGLLYAVFLRAQVLREDKGTDRMQEVWNAIRTGADAYLRRQLKSILPLIFILTIALFLSVYIVEPSPEAMERFTGRSEDEIRLLVGIGRAFAFMLGAGFSLSVGQIGMRMAVQGNVRVASAARGSFGDALRIAYRSGTITGMLTDGLGLFGGTLIFIVFGIAAPDALLGFGFGGTLLALFMRVGGGIYTKAADVGADLVGKIEAGIPEDDPRNPAVVADLVGDNVGDCAGMAADIFESYEVTIVSALILALALWHITGDLHWIIYPLLVRGIGVLSSIFGTYAVKSSPGKSGDAMKSIFRGFLTSAAISIVSFLVLAYFYLQEVPGGWWRPFAATTVGVLLAIAIDRLTEYFTSSHNAPVQEIKKATDTGAATTILSGLAIGYESSVWSILVIAVTIFSSILIFGTIPGIEGSDQVTYILYGVAMTGIGMLTLTGNNVAMDSFGPISDNANGIGEMSWQDMSDQDTAQAKQIMADLDAVGNTTKAITKGVAIGSAVIAAVALFGSYIVDVSRAQATLLVPLAERISKIGIRVDTPKVFVGMLIGGALPWLFSSFAINAVSRASALIVEEVRRQFKLGVLEGKSEPDYNRPVGIATSAAQKELISLALLGVVTPIVVGLVLQVEALGGFLAGIILSGQLLAVFMNNAGGAWDNAKKAIEDEPSDPANNTGKGSERHTASVIGDTVGDPMKDTAGPALNPMIKVVNLVSVIIAPIAVQYRTLNLGVISVVAVLVLLLVWAIYQSKRTAPSIIDSSEETL